The following proteins are co-located in the Conyzicola lurida genome:
- a CDS encoding low temperature requirement protein A, which yields MTATHETARSATAQRTRATPLELFFDLVYVFAFTQVTHLMADGASVESVLGGLAVLGVLWWSWASHAWLANQQVADRGPVRVGILIAIAIVLLLSIAIPEVYPAEGESLFGALLFSVGFVLLSLVYTAVNLVAARHDAALRRQVLRTMGVTIVPVSVALISGAFLGGTPQLVLWLAAVVVEGITIFATSQGGAWLLPSAAHYAERHGLVVILALGESIISIGLGASHSKLTPQVVLASLVAIVVALGMWWTYFGRIADTAEHRIHVLTGNRRTAVATIGTYLHFGIVAGVLLASLSMGGAIEHIGGGHPIAPFDWTVLGIGLALFLPATGAYARVSRA from the coding sequence GTGACAGCGACACACGAAACCGCTCGCTCCGCCACGGCACAGCGCACCCGCGCCACCCCGCTCGAGCTGTTCTTCGACCTCGTCTACGTCTTCGCCTTCACCCAGGTGACCCACCTGATGGCCGACGGCGCGAGCGTCGAGAGTGTGCTCGGCGGCCTCGCCGTGCTGGGCGTGCTCTGGTGGTCGTGGGCGTCGCACGCGTGGCTGGCGAACCAGCAGGTCGCGGACCGCGGACCCGTGCGCGTCGGCATCCTGATCGCCATTGCGATCGTGCTGCTGCTCTCAATCGCGATCCCCGAGGTGTACCCCGCCGAGGGCGAGAGCCTCTTCGGCGCGCTGCTGTTCTCGGTCGGGTTCGTCCTGCTGTCGCTCGTCTACACGGCGGTGAACCTGGTCGCGGCCCGGCACGATGCCGCGCTCCGTCGTCAGGTGCTGCGCACCATGGGCGTCACCATCGTGCCCGTCTCCGTGGCGCTGATCAGCGGGGCGTTCCTCGGCGGCACCCCCCAGCTCGTACTCTGGCTCGCCGCGGTCGTCGTCGAGGGGATCACCATTTTCGCGACCTCGCAGGGCGGGGCGTGGCTCCTGCCGTCCGCGGCCCACTACGCCGAGCGCCACGGCCTCGTCGTGATCCTCGCCCTCGGCGAATCGATCATCTCGATCGGGCTCGGGGCGTCGCACTCGAAACTCACCCCGCAGGTCGTGCTGGCCTCGCTCGTCGCGATCGTCGTCGCCCTCGGCATGTGGTGGACCTACTTCGGCCGCATCGCCGACACTGCCGAACACCGCATCCACGTGCTGACGGGCAACCGCAGAACCGCCGTGGCGACGATCGGCACCTACCTGCACTTCGGCATCGTCGCTGGCGTCTTGCTCGCCTCGCTCAGCATGGGCGGTGCGATCGAGCACATCGGTGGCGGGCACCCGATCGCCCCGTTCGACTGGACCGTGCTCGGTATCGGTCTCGCGCTCTTCCTCCCGGCCACCGGCGCCTACGCCCGGGTGTCGCGCGCCTAG
- a CDS encoding extracellular solute-binding protein: MPPLTHSRPVRLTAGLAMVASAALVLSGCGRVDNAGTSASTAVDDKPATGTVSLWAPDGDANALDDTMATFKEENPDLDLEVTLIPESEYNTKLQAAIASGTGPDIAQTYTEAQAGFIKGEAFAAVPDRLVDEDSFFPGSWAAGEVDGVAYTVPWYAYTYTLVYRKDLADAAGLTAPATWEDAIPFFEGLQSAGAVKGFGASIGWDSYTGQDLAQLVWQAGGELISDDESEWTLDTPEMIEAINYSASYFTSGAADTSSPGFLDTQPYFVSGKSVSMITGPWVIGQFDAVAEEDGWTAENVGSTLVPAGSAGSVGAIAGGSLGVLADSDNQDAAWKVVRFLSESDTQIAQYESYGSLPAVQAAWDDPAIADQPLLDAFFEQLQSTRSYPQRTTWLQIATQMGTEMESVAKGQETAEEAAANLQAFADGVGTGE, translated from the coding sequence GTGCCCCCACTCACCCATTCCCGACCGGTCCGGCTCACAGCCGGGCTCGCCATGGTCGCCAGCGCCGCGCTCGTCCTCTCCGGCTGCGGCCGAGTCGACAACGCCGGAACGTCGGCGAGCACCGCCGTCGACGACAAGCCCGCCACGGGCACCGTCTCCCTCTGGGCTCCTGACGGCGACGCCAACGCGCTCGACGACACCATGGCGACGTTCAAGGAGGAGAACCCCGACCTCGACCTCGAGGTGACGCTCATCCCCGAGTCGGAGTACAACACCAAGCTCCAGGCCGCGATCGCGTCTGGCACCGGTCCCGACATCGCGCAGACCTACACCGAGGCGCAGGCCGGCTTCATCAAGGGCGAGGCCTTCGCCGCCGTTCCCGACCGCCTCGTCGACGAAGACTCCTTCTTCCCCGGCTCCTGGGCCGCGGGCGAGGTCGACGGTGTCGCGTACACCGTGCCGTGGTACGCGTACACCTACACGCTCGTCTATCGGAAGGACCTCGCCGACGCGGCTGGACTGACCGCCCCCGCCACGTGGGAAGACGCGATCCCGTTCTTTGAGGGCCTCCAGTCGGCCGGCGCCGTCAAGGGCTTCGGCGCAAGCATCGGCTGGGACAGCTACACCGGCCAGGACCTCGCCCAGCTGGTCTGGCAGGCCGGCGGCGAGCTGATCAGCGACGACGAGTCCGAGTGGACGCTCGACACCCCCGAGATGATCGAGGCGATCAACTACAGCGCCTCCTACTTCACCTCGGGTGCGGCCGATACCTCCAGCCCCGGATTCCTCGACACTCAGCCCTACTTCGTCTCCGGCAAGTCCGTGTCGATGATCACCGGTCCCTGGGTCATCGGCCAGTTCGACGCCGTCGCCGAGGAAGACGGCTGGACCGCTGAGAACGTCGGAAGCACGCTCGTGCCCGCCGGTTCCGCCGGCAGCGTCGGCGCGATCGCCGGTGGCAGCCTCGGTGTGCTCGCCGACAGCGACAACCAGGATGCCGCGTGGAAGGTCGTCCGCTTCCTCTCCGAGTCCGACACGCAGATCGCGCAGTACGAGTCCTACGGATCGCTCCCCGCCGTACAGGCCGCGTGGGATGACCCCGCGATCGCCGACCAGCCGCTCCTCGACGCGTTCTTCGAGCAGCTGCAGAGCACGCGGTCCTACCCGCAGCGCACCACCTGGCTGCAGATCGCCACCCAGATGGGCACCGAGATGGAGTCCGTCGCCAAGGGCCAGGAGACCGCCGAAGAAGCAGCGGCCAACCTCCAGGCATTCGCCGACGGCGTCGGCACCGGCGAGTAA
- a CDS encoding carbohydrate ABC transporter permease, with product MTALNTSGVPRKRRPRGVRTSAIAWIFLAPFAIVFLTYTAIPALAAIGFSLTDLQGRDLRNPFNVDFVAIDNYVRLFADARFIRDIGNTLLFVVVGVPLTMALGFALAVSLNSGIRRLRGVFRTIFFAPVVTNIVAIALIWQYAFNSDGTVNNVLANFGFAGPNWLDDTNTAMPVVILLGIWRNFGTAMLLFLAGLQAVPEDVQEAASLDGAGWWSRMWHITLPLLLPTILLISVLLTVFYLQVFDEPYLLTDGGPLGSTESIALYTYNQFGFGNYGISSAASVVTLVLVAVVSVVQFRLLRPRT from the coding sequence ATGACTGCACTGAACACCTCGGGGGTGCCGCGCAAGCGGCGCCCCCGCGGCGTGCGCACAAGCGCCATCGCGTGGATCTTCCTCGCGCCCTTCGCCATCGTCTTCCTCACCTACACGGCGATCCCGGCGCTCGCCGCGATCGGCTTCAGCCTCACCGACCTGCAGGGCCGCGACCTGCGCAACCCGTTCAACGTCGATTTCGTCGCCATCGACAACTACGTGCGGCTCTTCGCCGACGCGCGCTTCATCCGCGACATCGGCAACACCCTCCTCTTCGTCGTGGTCGGCGTGCCGCTCACCATGGCCCTCGGCTTCGCGCTCGCCGTCTCGCTGAACTCCGGCATCCGCCGCCTGCGCGGCGTCTTCCGCACGATCTTCTTCGCCCCCGTCGTTACGAACATCGTCGCCATCGCCCTCATCTGGCAGTACGCCTTCAACAGCGACGGCACCGTCAACAACGTGCTCGCGAACTTCGGTTTCGCCGGCCCCAACTGGCTCGACGACACCAACACGGCGATGCCCGTCGTCATTCTGCTCGGCATCTGGCGCAACTTCGGCACCGCGATGCTGCTGTTCCTCGCGGGCCTCCAGGCGGTTCCCGAAGACGTGCAGGAAGCGGCATCCCTCGACGGCGCCGGCTGGTGGAGCCGCATGTGGCACATCACGCTGCCCCTTCTCCTCCCCACGATCCTGCTGATCTCGGTTCTCCTCACCGTGTTCTACCTGCAGGTCTTCGACGAGCCGTACCTGCTCACCGACGGCGGCCCGCTCGGGTCGACCGAGTCGATCGCGCTCTACACCTACAACCAGTTCGGATTCGGCAACTACGGCATCTCGTCGGCCGCCTCCGTCGTCACCCTCGTGCTCGTCGCTGTCGTCAGCGTCGTGCAGTTCCGTCTGCTGAGGCCACGCACATGA
- a CDS encoding SDR family oxidoreductase, whose amino-acid sequence MTSTPSNTAGAVLITGASSGIGEATARHLGALGYPVVLGARRVDKLAAVVDDIREAGGRAEFHELDVTDLASVRDFVAFATTVYGRVDVLVNNAGVMPLSTMNALRIDEWNQMIDVNLRGTLHGIAAVLPLMEAQGSGHIVNVASVSGLRVDPTAAVYSATKFAVRALSEGLRQESRVVRVTIVSPGFTVSELTERGGDVATLDAVRATTAQMGLPASAVAEAIAYAIGQPATVDVNEIIVRPTLQG is encoded by the coding sequence ATGACCAGCACACCCTCGAACACCGCCGGCGCCGTCCTCATCACGGGAGCAAGCAGCGGCATCGGCGAAGCAACCGCGCGGCACCTGGGCGCCCTCGGCTACCCGGTCGTTCTCGGCGCCCGCCGCGTCGACAAGCTGGCCGCCGTCGTCGACGACATCAGGGAGGCGGGTGGCCGGGCCGAGTTCCACGAGCTCGACGTCACGGACCTCGCCAGCGTGCGCGACTTCGTGGCGTTCGCGACGACCGTCTACGGCCGCGTCGACGTGCTCGTCAACAACGCGGGAGTCATGCCGCTGTCGACGATGAACGCGCTGCGCATCGACGAGTGGAATCAGATGATCGACGTGAACCTGCGCGGCACCCTACACGGGATCGCCGCGGTGCTGCCGCTGATGGAGGCGCAGGGGAGCGGGCACATCGTCAACGTCGCGTCCGTGTCCGGGCTGCGGGTCGACCCGACCGCCGCGGTCTACAGCGCCACGAAGTTCGCGGTGCGCGCGCTCTCGGAAGGCCTGCGGCAGGAGAGCCGTGTCGTGCGGGTGACGATCGTGAGCCCGGGTTTCACCGTCAGCGAGTTGACCGAGCGCGGCGGCGATGTGGCGACGCTGGATGCCGTACGGGCGACCACCGCGCAGATGGGGCTGCCCGCATCCGCGGTGGCGGAGGCCATCGCCTACGCCATCGGTCAGCCCGCCACCGTCGACGTGAACGAGATCATCGTGCGGCCCACGCTGCAGGGCTAG
- a CDS encoding nuclear transport factor 2 family protein, whose translation MTNTTTTQPRTESITEWVNAYLLAWTTNDRKDIAALFTEDAEYHESPYDTEWVGRDEIVDGWRSRWDWQQGGWTFEWSIASVEASTVVITGIGHYTELGDFDNVWTVTFDETGRCSRFVMLNTERV comes from the coding sequence ATGACAAACACAACGACAACGCAGCCCAGAACCGAGTCGATCACCGAGTGGGTCAACGCCTACCTGCTCGCGTGGACCACCAACGACCGCAAGGACATCGCCGCGCTCTTCACCGAGGACGCCGAGTACCACGAGTCGCCGTACGACACCGAGTGGGTCGGCCGAGACGAGATCGTCGATGGATGGCGCAGCCGATGGGATTGGCAGCAGGGAGGCTGGACGTTCGAATGGTCGATCGCCAGCGTCGAGGCGTCGACCGTCGTCATCACCGGCATCGGCCACTACACGGAGCTCGGCGACTTCGACAACGTCTGGACTGTCACCTTCGACGAGACCGGACGCTGCAGCCGGTTCGTGATGCTGAACACCGAACGCGTCTGA